One window from the genome of Salvelinus fontinalis isolate EN_2023a chromosome 3, ASM2944872v1, whole genome shotgun sequence encodes:
- the LOC129851242 gene encoding palmitoleoyl-protein carboxylesterase notum1a-like, which translates to MTSQSTERSRPIGTLALLRSALLLGLLHIGAPEARKLRGSRAQHRRASAMPSPTLTYRDRVVEGTGASESFPLDFTAVEGNMDNFMTQIKNLAQSLYPCSAQKLDQDMRLHFLDNSSATCNDGSPAGYYIRDSKGSRRWLIFLEGGWYCFNRQTCDTRYQTMRRLMSSLKWPRTRTGTGILSPQPEENPYWWNANMVFIPYCSSDAWSGASAKTDQSDYAFMGSVIIKEVVNELLTKGLHSAKVLLLAGSSAGGTGVLLNVDRVAEHLESRGHREIQVRGLADSGWFLDNKQYRYTDCHSTISCDPTEAIRRGIRYWGSVVPESCRQTHIGEEWNCFFGYKVYPTLKSPVFVVQWLFDEAQLTVDNIHLTGHPVHEGQWRYIQNLGNELRNTLKDVPALFAPACLSHEVITRNYWMDIQVKGTSLPRALHCWDRGLHDNNLHQRSSNNNTHSNNPNPNPNKALPPASPPRGCPLRLIDSCPWPHCNPTCPTIRDQITGQEMSVIQFLKHMGFDVAKMAQQQGMDAGKLLGMLNNGN; encoded by the exons ATGACGAGCCAAAGTACTGagagaagtaggcctatagggacTCTTGCGTTGCTGCGTTCCGCTTTGTTGTTGGGTCTTCTTCACATTGGTGCACCAGAGGCGAGGAAGCTACGGGGCAGCCGCGCGCAACACCGGAGAGCCTCAGCCATGCCGTCCCCAACGTTAACATACAGGGACCGGGTAGTAGAGGGGACCGGAGCCAGTGAGAGCTTCCCGTTAGACTTCACCGCCGTCGAGGGGAACATGGACAACTTTATGACCCAAATTAAAAACCTGGCGCAGTCGCTGTACCCGTGCTCGGCGCAGAAGCTGGACCAGGACATGAGGCTGCACTTCTTGGACAATTCCTCTGCGACGTGTAACGATGGATCCCCAGCTGG GTACTACATCAGGGACTCTAAAGGCAGCAGGAGGTGGCTGATATTCCTGGAGG gtggatggtACTGTTTCAACAGACAGACTTGTGACACCAGGTACCAGACAATGAGGAGACTCATGAGCTCCCTCAAGTGGCCACGCACCAGAACAG GTACAGGTATTCTGTCTCCTCAACCAGAGGAGAACCCCTATTGGTGGAATGCCAACATGGT gttCATCCCATACTGCTCTAGTGATGCCTGGAGTGGAGCCTCAGCAAAGACTGACCAAA gtGACTATGCCTTCATGGGCTCAGTGATCATTAAGGAGGTGGTTAATGAGCTGCTTACTAAAGGACTGCACAGCGCTAAAGTCCTGCTACTGGCTGGGAGCAG tgCGGGGGGTACAGGTGTACTCCTGAACGTGGACCGTGTGGCGGAGCACCTGGAGTCCCGGGGACACAGGGAGATTCAGGTCCGGGGTCTGGCTGACTCTGGCTGGTTCCTGGATAACAAGCAGTACAGATATACAGACTGTCACAGCACCATCAGCTGTGACCCTACTGAGGCTATCAGGAGAGGAATCAG GTACTGGGGTAGTGTGGTGCCAGAGAGCTGCAGACAGACTCACATAGGAGAGGAGTGGAACTGCTTCTTCGGATATAAAGTCTACCCCACACTCAAGA gtccagTGTTTGTGGTCCAGTGGTTATTTGATGAGGCCCAGTTAACAGTAGATAACATCCACCTGACTGGTCATCCGGTCCACGAGGGACAATGGAGATATATACAGAATCTGGGCAACGAGCTGAGGAACACACTCAAAGACGTCcc GGCCCTGTTTGCTCCAGCCTGCCTATCCCATGAGGTCATCACCAGGAA TTACTGGATGGACATCCAAGTCAAAGGAACCTCCCTCCCCAGAGCCCTACACTGCTGGGACCGTGGTCTCCACGACAACAACCTCCACCAAAGATCCTCCAACAACAACACCCATAGCAACaatcctaaccccaaccccaacaagGCTCTGCCCCCAGCTTCGCCTCCAAGGGGCTGTCCTCTGCGTCTGATTGACAGCTGCCCCTGGCCTCACTGTAATCCCACCTGTCCCACTATACGGGATCAGATCACCGGACAGGAAATGAGCGTGATCCAGTTCCTGAAACACATGGGGTTTGATGTTGCCAAGATGGCCCAGCAACAGGGCATGGACGCAGGGAAACTGCTGGGGATGCTGAATAACGGGAACTGA